A genomic region of Phenylobacterium parvum contains the following coding sequences:
- the lpxA gene encoding acyl-ACP--UDP-N-acetylglucosamine O-acyltransferase — MTVDIHPTAIVAPGAQLDEGVSVGPFSLIGEHARIGARTRILAHVVIENRTTIGADCLVRNFSNLGGPPHHTGYKGEPTELVIGDRNQMWEHVTMHIGTANGGGVTRVGQDGMFMATSHVGHDCHVGNNVILAHSATLGGHVEIGDHVMVSGLAAVHQHCRVGRFAFIGGLAAVTKDVIPYGLVWGNHAHLEGLNLVGLKRRDFSRETISHLRAAYRLLFAREGSFQERIDDTLALYGHSAPVLEVIDFIRADEANRPICLPARED; from the coding sequence ATGACTGTCGACATCCATCCCACCGCCATTGTCGCTCCGGGCGCCCAACTGGACGAGGGCGTCAGCGTCGGGCCCTTCAGCCTGATTGGCGAACATGCCCGGATCGGCGCCCGGACCCGGATCCTCGCCCATGTGGTCATCGAGAACCGGACGACGATCGGCGCAGACTGCCTCGTCCGCAACTTCTCCAACCTGGGCGGTCCCCCGCACCATACCGGGTACAAGGGCGAACCCACCGAGCTGGTGATCGGCGACCGCAACCAGATGTGGGAGCACGTGACCATGCACATCGGCACCGCCAATGGCGGCGGGGTCACCCGGGTCGGCCAGGACGGCATGTTCATGGCCACCAGCCATGTGGGTCATGACTGCCATGTGGGGAACAATGTCATCCTCGCCCATTCGGCCACTCTGGGCGGGCATGTGGAGATTGGCGACCATGTGATGGTCTCGGGCCTGGCCGCCGTGCACCAGCACTGCCGGGTCGGTCGCTTCGCCTTCATCGGCGGCCTTGCGGCCGTGACCAAGGACGTGATCCCCTATGGCCTGGTCTGGGGCAACCACGCCCACCTCGAAGGGCTGAACCTGGTGGGCCTGAAGCGCCGGGACTTCAGCCGCGAGACCATCAGCCACCTGCGCGCGGCCTATCGCCTCCTCTTCGCCCGCGAGGGCAGCTTCCAGGAGCGGATCGACGACACCCTGGCCCTCTATGGCCACAGCGCC
- the fabZ gene encoding 3-hydroxyacyl-ACP dehydratase FabZ translates to MTAEVAATSIEIGEILARIPHRYPFLLVDRAEDYVPGESIVGIKAVTINEGFFQGHFPDYPVMPGVLIVEAMAQTGAVLMSKTLDVDPRGKTILFASLDNCRFRHPVRPGDLLKLNVRVARARGGLFKFEGRAMVDDKVAAEAEFAAMLVETPQ, encoded by the coding sequence ATGACCGCAGAGGTCGCCGCCACGTCCATCGAGATCGGCGAGATCCTCGCCCGCATCCCGCATCGCTACCCCTTCCTCCTGGTGGACCGGGCCGAGGACTATGTCCCCGGCGAGTCGATCGTCGGCATCAAGGCGGTCACCATCAACGAGGGCTTCTTCCAGGGGCACTTCCCTGACTATCCGGTCATGCCCGGGGTCCTCATCGTCGAGGCCATGGCCCAGACCGGCGCGGTGCTGATGTCCAAGACCCTGGACGTCGACCCGCGTGGCAAGACCATCCTCTTCGCCTCCCTGGACAACTGCCGGTTCCGGCATCCAGTCCGGCCCGGAGATCTCCTGAAACTCAATGTCCGGGTCGCCAGGGCCCGGGGCGGGCTCTTCAAGTTCGAGGGGCGCGCCATGGTGGACGACAAGGTCGCCGCCGAGGCGGAGTTCGCCGCCATGCTGGTGGAGACCCCGCAATGA